The Desulfolucanica intricata genome has a window encoding:
- a CDS encoding S-layer homology domain-containing protein has protein sequence MRKIVFWATMCLFLLLSSQAFASGFSDTKGHWALQEIDECAAVGIINGYPDKTFKPDNSVSHLEALVMIIKSMGLEQQAKELDLTAGSYNFPAGMTWGKEYLALSADRGIISKANMNYLVTGDPTTRAEAAVMIVNALQLKSDGYQLTFADNTQIPGIYKESIAAAVKNGIIVGMPGNKFEPTRTVTRAEMVTIISRVFNKGLINPYPSRYFINKIAGIDKTNQLIALQKSANATQPYLLAEDCLIYKDSKKASLDDFLEEDTVKVVLNNSLRVKYLAHLAADKLPNENPGTGNVPGNTTRKVDGEVIACRNNSITVIEDDDTIKVYEIGPNIKVINSDNVELSMNDLDYGDEVELKLENNKVVFITVDKESTTVTGRVITIKTSGDYEITIFEDEDEKDIKYDVRGNVVVKDGSKTLDFDEIAEGNEVKLYLDSDEDVIKIEITSDDRIITGEVTDIDDRGDYGITIEKLDGKPADYEVEDDVNVREGSRSRDFDDLEEGDMVELSLDEDGLVTGIKILDWRSGSEAGVITYLDLDDYEITLDIDGDETDYELDEDVEIVKDGDELDLDDLIIGSEVEIELDDDLVVKIEVTDDEDIEVEGEIIRVYDDALKIEQKSGSQFTFDFDNRATLEDEDGDDIDIDDLKKGQDVWLQLRDGEIRRLEII, from the coding sequence ATGCGAAAAATCGTTTTTTGGGCTACGATGTGTCTTTTCCTGCTGCTGTCCTCGCAGGCCTTTGCCTCAGGGTTCAGCGACACTAAAGGCCACTGGGCCCTTCAGGAGATTGATGAGTGTGCAGCTGTAGGAATTATTAACGGCTATCCGGATAAAACTTTTAAGCCCGATAATTCAGTCAGCCACTTGGAAGCCCTGGTCATGATTATAAAAAGTATGGGCTTAGAGCAGCAGGCCAAAGAGCTTGACCTGACAGCCGGCAGCTATAATTTCCCGGCCGGCATGACCTGGGGCAAGGAATATCTGGCCTTGTCCGCAGACAGAGGCATTATCAGCAAAGCAAATATGAACTACCTGGTGACCGGTGATCCTACCACCCGGGCCGAAGCGGCAGTAATGATTGTAAATGCCCTGCAGTTAAAATCGGACGGCTATCAACTAACCTTTGCAGATAATACCCAAATACCCGGTATCTATAAGGAAAGTATTGCCGCCGCAGTTAAAAACGGTATCATAGTCGGTATGCCGGGCAACAAGTTTGAGCCAACCCGTACTGTTACCAGGGCGGAAATGGTAACCATTATTAGCCGGGTTTTTAATAAAGGATTAATTAATCCCTATCCCAGCAGGTATTTTATTAACAAAATCGCCGGTATTGATAAAACTAATCAACTGATTGCACTGCAAAAATCCGCAAACGCAACCCAGCCCTATTTGCTGGCGGAGGACTGCCTTATCTATAAGGACAGTAAAAAGGCAAGTCTTGATGATTTCTTAGAAGAAGATACAGTAAAGGTAGTTTTAAATAACAGCCTGCGGGTAAAATATTTGGCCCATCTTGCCGCAGATAAGCTTCCGAATGAAAACCCGGGCACCGGTAACGTTCCCGGCAATACAACCCGCAAAGTTGACGGAGAGGTAATTGCCTGCAGGAACAACAGTATCACTGTTATAGAAGACGATGATACCATAAAGGTCTATGAAATTGGACCAAATATAAAAGTAATAAACTCAGACAATGTAGAGCTGTCAATGAATGATCTTGATTATGGTGATGAAGTTGAGCTGAAGTTGGAAAATAATAAGGTAGTGTTTATAACCGTAGATAAAGAAAGCACTACTGTTACCGGTAGAGTGATCACAATTAAAACCTCAGGAGATTATGAAATCACTATTTTTGAAGATGAAGATGAAAAAGATATAAAGTATGATGTTAGAGGTAATGTAGTAGTTAAAGACGGCTCTAAAACTCTGGATTTTGATGAAATTGCTGAGGGTAATGAAGTAAAACTATATTTGGACAGCGATGAAGACGTAATTAAAATAGAAATTACCTCGGATGACCGCATTATTACAGGTGAAGTAACGGATATTGATGACAGAGGTGACTATGGTATCACCATTGAAAAACTCGACGGTAAACCGGCGGATTATGAGGTCGAAGACGATGTAAACGTAAGAGAAGGATCTCGCTCCCGGGACTTTGATGATCTGGAAGAAGGCGATATGGTCGAGTTAAGTCTTGATGAAGACGGCCTGGTAACCGGCATAAAAATTCTGGATTGGCGGAGCGGCAGTGAAGCCGGCGTAATTACTTACCTTGATTTGGACGACTATGAAATAACCCTGGATATAGATGGCGATGAAACAGACTACGAGCTGGATGAGGATGTGGAAATTGTTAAAGACGGTGATGAACTGGACCTGGATGACCTTATTATCGGGTCAGAGGTTGAAATTGAGCTTGACGATGATTTGGTAGTAAAAATAGAAGTAACAGACGATGAAGATATAGAAGTTGAGGGCGAAATCATAAGGGTATACGATGATGCCCTTAAGATTGAACAGAAATCCGGCTCCCAATTTACCTTTGATTTTGACAATAGAGCCACCCTGGAGGACGAAGACGGTGATGATATTGACATTGATGACCTCAAAAAAGGCCAGGATGTTTGGTTGCAGCTGCGGGACGGTGAAATTCGCAGGCTGGAGATAATTTAA
- the spoIIID gene encoding sporulation transcriptional regulator SpoIIID: protein MQEYIQKRVLDICAYILETQATVRQAANVFNVSKSTVHKDMTERLPSLNKELARQVKMILDYNKAERHLRGGEATRRKYKDLA, encoded by the coding sequence ATGCAAGAGTATATACAAAAAAGGGTATTGGATATTTGTGCCTACATCCTGGAAACCCAGGCCACCGTGCGGCAAGCTGCAAACGTTTTTAATGTGAGCAAGAGCACAGTTCATAAAGATATGACTGAAAGGCTGCCCTCGCTCAATAAAGAGCTGGCCAGGCAAGTAAAAATGATTCTTGACTATAATAAAGCCGAACGCCATCTGAGGGGTGGAGAAGCCACACGCAGAAAATACAAGGATTTGGCATAA
- a CDS encoding M23 family metallopeptidase gives MWPFKHKELKEDGTVKHRKWLKRWLLGGWIIYASIAALTLAVVMVPAVRAQVGEWISDRLIRQTQTVSQERRVQEVSFEEPAPAPAKAEKPKEKPAAEKTEQVKQAPPEEFIVNELARPVSGIVINGYGNTYSEVYRDYRFHGGLDFAAEPGTAVLAALGGTVAEITENSYQGKTVTVDHGSGWQTKYTNLDQVQVSKGQTVAVGAVIGTVGKFTGDVKENHVHFALIHNGEPVNPTPYFDFN, from the coding sequence ATGTGGCCTTTTAAACATAAGGAACTAAAAGAAGACGGTACAGTTAAACATCGAAAATGGTTAAAACGCTGGCTTTTGGGCGGCTGGATTATTTACGCAAGTATAGCGGCATTAACACTGGCCGTAGTAATGGTGCCTGCGGTGCGGGCCCAGGTTGGCGAATGGATCAGCGACCGCCTGATCCGGCAGACTCAAACGGTAAGCCAGGAGCGGCGGGTGCAGGAGGTAAGCTTTGAGGAACCGGCCCCGGCCCCGGCTAAAGCTGAAAAGCCGAAGGAAAAGCCGGCGGCCGAAAAAACGGAACAGGTAAAACAAGCACCTCCAGAAGAATTTATTGTCAATGAGCTGGCAAGGCCCGTCAGCGGTATTGTTATTAACGGTTACGGCAACACCTACTCAGAAGTTTACCGGGACTATCGCTTTCACGGCGGTTTAGACTTTGCGGCTGAGCCCGGTACTGCTGTATTAGCTGCCCTGGGAGGAACGGTAGCGGAAATCACCGAGAACTCCTACCAGGGTAAAACAGTAACGGTTGACCACGGCAGCGGCTGGCAGACGAAATATACAAACCTGGATCAAGTGCAGGTAAGTAAGGGCCAGACGGTGGCGGTTGGTGCTGTAATCGGTACGGTTGGCAAGTTTACCGGGGATGTTAAAGAAAACCATGTCCATTTTGCCCTGATTCATAACGGTGAGCCGGTTAACCCGACTCCATATTTTGATTTTAACTAA
- the spoIID gene encoding stage II sporulation protein D: MRVRKLFAAAVILIIGIVIGLPAMVSWLMPDRIKAVGTVVRMYSHKDNKIHSIPLEEYLVGVVAAEMPGEFPEEALKAQAVAARTYVLKRLQGGGVSNSTHPGADVCDDHRHSQAWISREEMKKRWGLVKYYRCYHKIKKAVADTTGMVITYDGSLIDPVYHSSCGGVGTENSEDVWKFEVPYLRSATCPYEDPNKSKRTVEISLAGIGEKLGVDLTALPVSTGSSLFTVVEKTETGRPRLIKIGEKEIPAVELRNLLGLRSTSFTWQPAGDKLKITTTGYGHGVGMCQYGAKGFAEQGKDFEEILTHYYKGVKIVRLKDS, translated from the coding sequence ATGCGTGTGCGAAAACTGTTTGCAGCGGCTGTAATATTAATAATAGGGATTGTAATCGGCCTCCCGGCTATGGTCAGCTGGCTGATGCCGGACAGGATCAAAGCCGTGGGTACAGTCGTCCGTATGTACAGCCATAAAGATAATAAAATACACAGCATTCCCCTGGAAGAATACCTCGTGGGCGTTGTGGCCGCCGAAATGCCGGGGGAGTTCCCTGAAGAAGCCTTAAAAGCCCAGGCGGTTGCTGCCAGGACCTATGTATTAAAGCGCCTGCAGGGCGGTGGGGTATCCAACAGCACTCACCCCGGGGCGGATGTCTGTGACGACCACAGACACAGCCAGGCTTGGATTTCCAGGGAGGAAATGAAAAAGCGTTGGGGCTTGGTTAAATACTACCGGTGCTATCATAAGATTAAGAAGGCAGTGGCCGATACAACCGGAATGGTGATCACCTATGACGGGAGCCTGATTGACCCGGTATACCACTCTTCCTGCGGGGGAGTGGGTACGGAAAATTCAGAAGATGTCTGGAAATTCGAAGTCCCTTACCTGCGCAGTGCAACCTGCCCTTATGAAGATCCAAATAAATCAAAAAGGACGGTTGAGATATCGCTGGCCGGTATAGGAGAAAAGTTAGGCGTAGACCTCACGGCCCTACCGGTATCCACCGGCAGCAGCCTGTTTACGGTGGTTGAAAAAACCGAGACCGGCAGACCCAGGCTGATTAAAATAGGGGAAAAAGAAATCCCCGCCGTTGAGCTGCGCAATCTCCTGGGCCTGCGCTCCACCAGTTTCACCTGGCAGCCGGCAGGGGATAAGTTAAAGATTACCACCACCGGCTACGGTCACGGGGTAGGCATGTGCCAGTACGGTGCCAAAGGCTTTGCCGAACAGGGTAAAGATTTCGAGGAAATATTAACCCACTACTACAAAGGTGTAAAAATAGTTCGATTAAAAGACAGTTAA
- a CDS encoding IS66 family transposase → MGLLVERSIRPFTIGRKNWVTMKTGRGAHGSAIIYSIVQTALANNLKVYEYLVYLLKQMPNTDFNQYPELIEKFVPWSKELPAECYKTKK, encoded by the coding sequence ATTGGATTACTAGTCGAACGAAGCATACGCCCCTTTACAATCGGCCGAAAAAATTGGGTCACAATGAAAACGGGCCGCGGTGCACACGGTAGCGCCATAATTTACAGCATCGTTCAGACTGCTCTGGCCAATAACCTAAAGGTTTATGAATATCTGGTATATTTATTGAAACAAATGCCGAATACAGATTTCAACCAATATCCGGAACTGATTGAAAAGTTTGTTCCTTGGTCGAAGGAACTTCCGGCTGAATGCTACAAAACTAAAAAATAG
- a CDS encoding S-layer homology domain-containing protein codes for MAMKKGLVALAGAATLFVGATAASAGVGDDVKGTKYEEPINKLAALGIATGYEDGSIQPEKTITRAEFAAIVVRELNLGDNFTAADTKFTDVSADSHWAGGYINVAVGQGILKGYPDGTFKPDAPVTYAEAATMLVRMLGYSPAVDENNWPASYISRAASIGITNGVRVSANDAALRGDVMMMAANSLDANIMKQVGWGTEVRYEVMDGSNGNKEESILTEYWDIDVYDDKDEYLTVTGVARTDISGLEPDEITFDGPDGKAHGGTYDVVEYFNPNDFLGEEVEAWIDEDDDIVYYIATSSNQSVVIDTFDKFQDNKTNIKLNNGDDYDIDDDAVIYYNLNKETGFSKWVKDNNIGDDALVKLVLNNKNDVVAMVVTDIYADGNRGIAEEVNLSKETISFMDNSGSTSSLKMDGDDYLVVRDGMVASLEDIEEGDVINWLEDGDDYYVIATSTKVEGTVDDVKYTKSDVVSSYDLVVDGVTYDVANKATFSENGNEDIDEVETDDLDEMEGEDVTLYLDAAGNIAHIVTGELDSTAGQVAVVTKNVRWLVQDEEWELTLVNEQGKEVEYRFEADDIDINGEERDDQYILNNLTINKNVNPQSEDILPGVKYNDDDFVDRSAHNFIAVEYSLDKNGNLKSIDILDDASNKKDYKVIAGEDKIEFDEYDDNIYFDGFGTYKVTRNTVIFDVTDAANNGFNDGELDDVDVVAWDDIKDKEDIDKAAVQIKSNGRDIEFLFILDSENLTSKGEYGFVTGFKSVGRDDAIRLVGLDGEERTLVYDNKSDFESQIGDDVEIAKGAFIRYELDSDGEIDEAQILAFATTDEKDGVFTSEKDRDTLDSWSIEKISGGVVQKSSTSSIVVKESKDADPTNIVVNSNTVYFDLSDVDDMDIVTGVSDGDLIFAVDTDDDGNAADFVVIISEDYKWNGTTPPGGGGGDIGGDTVTYIAKSYTSAFGRLTLEDVNTDTSYKTIDSFDDVYFNDVKVSKAFMKAWLATYDYGDELVVKITEDNELIVDAEPAELTWGIEAQDFGFNNGAGSAGAKLTGGAVFEDVESFEVKWFDADGNLLLTGELNLDNTELDLDAALISMPFNPEFDYEGDGFWTVKWAADEKEGVPTKAVFTVKFITGLSATIDNTDN; via the coding sequence ATGGCAATGAAAAAAGGTTTAGTTGCTTTAGCCGGTGCGGCAACTCTATTTGTTGGCGCAACAGCAGCCAGTGCCGGAGTAGGCGATGACGTAAAAGGTACTAAGTATGAAGAACCTATTAATAAGCTTGCAGCTCTCGGAATCGCAACCGGTTATGAAGACGGCAGCATCCAGCCGGAAAAAACTATCACCCGTGCAGAATTTGCCGCTATCGTAGTTCGTGAATTAAATCTTGGTGACAACTTTACAGCTGCGGACACCAAATTTACTGATGTAAGTGCTGACAGTCACTGGGCCGGTGGCTACATCAACGTAGCAGTTGGTCAAGGCATCCTTAAGGGTTATCCCGATGGAACCTTCAAGCCCGATGCACCTGTAACTTATGCCGAAGCTGCTACCATGTTAGTTCGTATGCTGGGTTATAGTCCTGCAGTTGACGAAAACAACTGGCCGGCCAGCTATATCAGCAGAGCAGCCTCAATAGGAATTACCAATGGCGTAAGAGTTAGTGCTAATGACGCTGCCCTTCGTGGCGATGTTATGATGATGGCAGCCAACTCCTTAGATGCTAATATTATGAAGCAGGTTGGTTGGGGTACTGAAGTAAGATATGAAGTAATGGATGGCTCCAATGGCAATAAGGAAGAAAGTATTCTTACTGAATACTGGGATATAGATGTGTATGATGATAAAGATGAATACCTGACAGTTACCGGTGTAGCCCGGACAGATATTAGTGGTCTTGAGCCGGACGAAATTACATTTGACGGTCCTGACGGAAAAGCTCACGGTGGAACTTATGATGTAGTAGAATATTTCAACCCCAATGACTTCTTGGGAGAGGAAGTTGAAGCATGGATTGATGAAGATGATGATATTGTTTACTACATTGCTACAAGTTCTAATCAAAGCGTTGTTATTGACACATTCGATAAGTTCCAGGACAACAAAACCAACATTAAATTGAACAATGGCGATGACTATGATATAGACGATGATGCTGTTATCTACTACAACTTGAATAAGGAAACTGGTTTTAGCAAATGGGTTAAAGATAACAATATCGGTGATGATGCACTGGTTAAACTAGTTCTTAATAATAAGAATGATGTAGTTGCCATGGTTGTTACTGACATTTATGCTGATGGAAATCGCGGTATTGCCGAAGAGGTAAATCTAAGTAAAGAAACTATTAGCTTTATGGATAACAGTGGTTCAACAAGTTCCTTGAAAATGGATGGCGATGATTATCTGGTTGTACGTGACGGAATGGTTGCCAGCTTAGAAGATATTGAAGAAGGCGATGTAATCAACTGGCTTGAAGATGGCGATGATTATTATGTAATAGCAACCAGTACCAAAGTTGAAGGAACTGTGGATGATGTTAAGTATACAAAAAGTGACGTAGTGTCTAGTTATGATTTAGTTGTTGACGGTGTAACATATGACGTAGCTAATAAAGCTACATTCAGCGAAAATGGAAACGAAGATATTGACGAAGTAGAAACAGATGATCTGGATGAAATGGAAGGCGAAGATGTTACCCTGTACCTGGATGCTGCCGGAAATATAGCTCATATCGTTACCGGTGAACTCGATAGCACTGCTGGTCAAGTCGCAGTAGTAACCAAGAACGTTAGGTGGTTAGTACAGGATGAAGAATGGGAATTAACTTTAGTTAACGAGCAAGGTAAAGAAGTTGAATATCGTTTCGAAGCTGATGACATTGATATTAATGGCGAAGAGCGCGATGACCAATATATCTTAAATAATTTAACTATCAATAAGAATGTTAATCCGCAATCAGAGGACATTTTACCCGGCGTAAAGTATAATGATGATGATTTTGTAGATAGATCTGCCCATAACTTTATAGCGGTTGAATACAGCTTGGATAAGAACGGTAATCTGAAATCAATTGATATCCTTGATGATGCGAGTAATAAGAAAGATTACAAAGTTATAGCTGGAGAAGATAAGATAGAATTTGATGAGTATGATGATAACATTTATTTTGATGGTTTTGGTACCTATAAAGTAACTCGTAATACAGTAATTTTCGATGTTACTGATGCAGCTAACAATGGTTTTAATGATGGCGAGCTTGATGATGTAGATGTAGTTGCATGGGATGATATTAAAGATAAAGAAGATATTGACAAAGCAGCAGTACAGATTAAATCTAATGGTCGTGATATTGAATTCTTATTTATTCTCGATTCTGAGAATCTAACTAGCAAAGGTGAATACGGTTTTGTAACAGGCTTTAAGTCCGTTGGCCGTGATGATGCAATTAGACTTGTAGGACTCGATGGCGAAGAACGTACATTAGTATATGATAATAAGAGCGACTTTGAATCACAAATTGGTGATGATGTTGAAATCGCAAAGGGTGCCTTCATTCGCTATGAACTTGATTCCGATGGTGAAATTGATGAAGCTCAAATCTTAGCCTTTGCAACAACGGATGAAAAAGATGGGGTATTTACCTCTGAAAAAGATAGAGATACACTGGACTCCTGGAGTATTGAGAAGATTTCTGGCGGTGTTGTTCAGAAAAGCTCAACTAGCTCTATAGTAGTAAAAGAATCTAAGGATGCAGACCCAACTAATATAGTAGTTAACAGTAATACCGTCTACTTTGACTTAAGCGATGTGGATGATATGGATATTGTTACTGGTGTTAGCGATGGGGATCTCATTTTTGCCGTTGACACCGATGATGATGGTAATGCTGCAGATTTCGTTGTAATTATCAGTGAAGATTATAAATGGAATGGTACCACACCTCCTGGCGGTGGCGGTGGAGATATAGGTGGAGATACTGTAACTTATATTGCAAAGAGTTACACTTCAGCATTTGGTAGATTAACATTAGAAGATGTTAACACTGATACATCATACAAAACAATCGATAGCTTTGACGATGTATACTTCAACGACGTAAAGGTAAGTAAAGCTTTCATGAAGGCTTGGTTAGCAACTTACGATTATGGCGACGAATTAGTTGTAAAAATTACAGAGGACAATGAATTAATTGTTGATGCAGAACCAGCAGAACTAACTTGGGGTATAGAGGCACAAGACTTTGGCTTTAATAATGGGGCTGGCTCAGCTGGTGCAAAGTTAACTGGTGGTGCAGTGTTTGAAGATGTAGAATCATTTGAAGTAAAATGGTTTGATGCAGATGGTAACTTATTATTAACTGGCGAATTAAACTTAGACAACACAGAATTAGATTTAGACGCTGCTTTAATCTCCATGCCTTTTAATCCAGAATTTGACTATGAAGGCGACGGATTCTGGACTGTAAAATGGGCTGCGGATGAAAAAGAAGGTGTACCAACTAAAGCTGTATTTACAGTAAAATTTATTACCGGTTTATCAGCTACAATTGATAATACAGATAATTAA
- a CDS encoding rod shape-determining protein, whose translation MRGFGSDMGIDLGTANVIVYVKGRGIVLQEPSVVAIDKQSGKVIAVGSEARRMLGRTPGNIVAIRPLKEGVIADYDVTEKMLRYFIQKAGGKRLLFKPRVMVCIPSGVTGVEERAVRQATLEGGARQAYLMEEPVAAALGAGIDISEPSGSMIVDIGGGTTDVAVLSLGGMVCSRSIRVGGDKFDDAIVRYIKKEFNLMIGERTGEEIKVEVASAVPQEGTNRSIEIRGRDLISGLPRSLTVSTDQIYEAIKDPLEAVISAVREVLEETPPELGSDIVNKGIVITGGGALLHGMDTLISKETGLPSFIAEDPLNCVAIGTGRALGMLNRMPNQKVKKIFKKIS comes from the coding sequence ATGCGTGGTTTCGGGTCTGATATGGGAATAGACCTGGGTACGGCTAATGTAATTGTATATGTAAAAGGTAGAGGTATTGTTTTGCAGGAACCCTCTGTAGTGGCTATTGACAAGCAAAGCGGTAAAGTAATAGCGGTAGGTTCCGAGGCCAGGCGTATGCTGGGCCGCACCCCCGGAAATATAGTTGCCATCCGGCCGCTAAAGGAAGGCGTAATAGCTGATTATGATGTGACAGAGAAGATGCTCCGTTATTTTATACAAAAAGCCGGTGGAAAACGGCTACTTTTTAAACCCCGGGTGATGGTATGTATCCCCTCGGGTGTAACCGGCGTGGAAGAGCGGGCCGTCCGCCAGGCCACCCTGGAAGGCGGGGCGAGACAAGCCTACTTAATGGAGGAGCCGGTAGCGGCAGCGCTGGGTGCCGGCATAGACATATCAGAGCCCAGCGGCTCCATGATAGTGGATATCGGCGGCGGCACCACCGATGTTGCAGTACTCTCCCTGGGCGGCATGGTCTGCAGCCGTTCCATCCGGGTCGGCGGTGACAAATTTGACGATGCCATCGTTAGATATATCAAGAAGGAATTCAACCTAATGATCGGTGAGCGTACCGGTGAAGAAATAAAAGTAGAAGTGGCTTCAGCAGTTCCGCAGGAAGGTACAAACAGAAGTATCGAAATCAGAGGACGCGATTTAATATCGGGCCTGCCCCGGTCCCTGACTGTTTCAACTGACCAAATCTATGAAGCTATTAAGGACCCCCTGGAGGCCGTAATAAGTGCGGTCAGGGAAGTACTGGAGGAAACCCCCCCGGAACTGGGATCCGATATAGTTAATAAAGGCATAGTGATAACCGGCGGCGGGGCACTGCTGCACGGCATGGATACATTAATTTCCAAAGAAACCGGCCTGCCGTCCTTTATTGCCGAAGATCCCTTAAACTGCGTAGCCATCGGTACGGGCCGGGCCCTGGGAATGCTCAACCGCATGCCCAATCAAAAGGTAAAAAAAATCTTTAAAAAAATTAGTTAA
- a CDS encoding AAA family ATPase yields the protein MAGFYIEKLVVTGNGKKPSTIEFCDGLNFIVGPSNTGKSYIVESIDYLFGFEPRKNKVFRFDPGLGYDKFKLFTRTPNGTVIFERKLGENKITLSGTDPNFEHRTYSISHTAKYSINSVWLQMIGIDEPHKILASQKGRVSRVTWRSMLHMFFIKQEHIARTSSVFYVPEVSPSVVETSSKATVLFLMTGMDADNNEVVEDKKIRTAKRDAVIDYIKDTVGRLARRESELLEKYHYHNVLNILGTGRHLDDAKSEIDKINYEIDELQRKINHNIEQSKRLMNDIYDNNGRLVESETLAERFAALRGQYESDIQRLAFVVDGSLAHSLLPIPERCPFCDSKIQVPGDSSHVDAARAQLQHIRVHLAELEKAERDIAKKRTSLKSTIEKLENKKRSIDADVSMELRPRLNELKKKLDMYRYIVELNKELEVIQSEERTFNRELTEKENEPEPTEAKYDINHFFDYDTLHVFEEKLRSILKACHYEGAGSARLNIHTFDLEVGGKAKAISNGGGYCGFLNTVFALTLVEYLEEYGEYSPGLFIADSPVTQLSESEFKDNTMKLGLLKYLLSIYKNDEGELNASTSPLQIIIIEQKERLPMLDSVTKGEPHVKVIEFTGVKNKGRYGFLDGVFNHE from the coding sequence ATGGCAGGGTTTTATATTGAAAAGCTGGTTGTGACCGGCAATGGAAAAAAGCCATCTACCATTGAATTTTGTGACGGGCTAAACTTTATTGTGGGTCCGTCAAATACCGGCAAAAGCTATATTGTCGAAAGTATTGACTACCTTTTTGGATTTGAACCAAGAAAGAATAAGGTTTTTCGATTTGATCCAGGCCTTGGTTATGATAAATTTAAGCTATTCACCCGAACACCAAATGGAACAGTTATTTTCGAACGTAAATTAGGTGAAAATAAAATAACCCTGTCTGGTACTGACCCAAATTTTGAACACAGGACTTATAGCATTAGTCACACTGCAAAATACAGTATAAATAGTGTCTGGTTGCAAATGATTGGCATTGATGAACCACACAAAATTCTCGCATCTCAGAAAGGCAGAGTGAGCAGGGTTACCTGGCGCTCTATGCTACATATGTTCTTCATCAAACAGGAACATATCGCCCGGACATCATCTGTCTTTTATGTACCGGAAGTTTCGCCAAGTGTGGTAGAAACATCATCGAAAGCAACGGTTCTATTTTTAATGACCGGCATGGATGCCGATAATAATGAGGTTGTAGAAGATAAAAAAATTCGGACTGCCAAACGTGATGCCGTAATTGACTATATCAAAGATACTGTCGGTAGGCTTGCCCGGCGTGAAAGTGAACTGCTAGAGAAGTACCACTACCATAATGTGTTAAACATACTTGGCACAGGTCGCCATCTTGATGATGCCAAGTCAGAGATAGATAAAATTAATTATGAAATTGATGAACTGCAACGGAAAATTAACCACAATATTGAGCAAAGCAAAAGACTAATGAATGATATTTACGACAACAACGGCCGGCTTGTTGAATCCGAAACGCTGGCCGAACGTTTTGCGGCGCTACGTGGCCAATATGAGTCAGACATTCAAAGGCTGGCGTTTGTGGTTGACGGCAGTTTAGCACATTCGCTTCTGCCTATACCTGAACGTTGCCCGTTTTGTGATAGCAAAATTCAGGTACCTGGCGATTCTTCACACGTGGATGCCGCACGGGCACAACTACAGCATATCCGTGTTCACTTGGCGGAATTAGAGAAGGCTGAACGTGATATCGCTAAAAAACGAACTTCTTTAAAATCTACCATCGAAAAACTGGAAAACAAAAAACGCAGCATCGATGCTGACGTATCCATGGAATTGAGGCCACGGTTGAATGAGCTTAAGAAAAAACTAGATATGTATCGCTACATAGTGGAGCTGAATAAGGAACTGGAAGTCATTCAAAGTGAAGAGCGTACATTCAATAGGGAACTAACTGAGAAGGAAAATGAGCCAGAACCGACTGAAGCTAAATATGACATAAACCATTTTTTTGATTATGATACTCTGCATGTTTTTGAAGAAAAGCTAAGATCCATTTTGAAAGCTTGCCATTACGAGGGTGCCGGTTCTGCTCGCTTGAATATACATACCTTCGATTTGGAGGTAGGTGGCAAGGCAAAAGCTATCTCTAACGGTGGCGGGTATTGCGGGTTCCTAAATACTGTGTTTGCTCTTACTTTAGTGGAGTATTTAGAGGAATATGGGGAATATTCGCCCGGACTGTTTATTGCCGATTCTCCGGTTACTCAGCTTTCTGAATCCGAATTTAAAGACAATACAATGAAGTTAGGGCTTCTTAAATACCTGCTTTCAATCTATAAAAATGATGAAGGCGAACTAAATGCATCGACATCCCCTTTGCAGATTATTATAATTGAACAAAAAGAAAGGCTCCCCATGCTAGATTCAGTTACTAAGGGGGAACCGCACGTCAAAGTTATTGAATTCACGGGAGTTAAAAATAAAGGCCGTTACGGCTTTCTGGATGGTGTATTCAATCATGAATAA
- a CDS encoding helix-turn-helix domain-containing protein yields MKISYNKLWHLMLDKKMNKADLRRATGVSTATIAKLDKGENVTTDILVRICKALDCELNDIMELSRDK; encoded by the coding sequence ATGAAGATAAGTTACAACAAATTGTGGCATTTGATGCTGGACAAAAAAATGAATAAAGCCGATCTCAGACGAGCTACCGGTGTTAGCACCGCCACCATTGCCAAACTTGATAAAGGGGAAAACGTTACCACTGACATATTGGTTAGGATATGTAAAGCTCTCGACTGCGAACTAAACGATATTATGGAGCTTTCGAGGGATAAGTAA